A single genomic interval of Hyphomicrobiales bacterium harbors:
- a CDS encoding NAD-binding protein encodes MAKVAWIGLGVMGFPMAGHIRTKGGHELTVFNRNRVKAEAWTQKFGGRVASTPAEAAAGADFVFACVGNDDDLRIVTTGTDGAFGTLGAGAIFIDNTTASAAVARELDAAARARGAHFLDAPVSGGQAGAENGVLTVMIGGEAAVFERAKPVIDCYARMSRLIGPTGAGQLTKMVNQICIAGVVQGLAEAIHFAQSAGLDTDAVVETISKGAAQSWQMENRWKTIARDEFEFGFAVDWMRKDLAICLEEAKANGVSLPMTALVDQYYGDVQAMGGRRWDTSSLIRRLRQLGKAY; translated from the coding sequence ATGGCGAAGGTGGCGTGGATCGGGCTGGGCGTGATGGGTTTTCCGATGGCGGGGCACATCCGCACGAAGGGCGGGCACGAGTTGACCGTCTTCAATCGCAACCGCGTCAAGGCGGAGGCCTGGACCCAGAAGTTCGGCGGTCGCGTCGCGAGCACACCGGCGGAGGCCGCGGCCGGGGCGGACTTCGTGTTCGCCTGTGTCGGCAACGATGACGACCTTCGGATTGTCACGACAGGCACGGACGGGGCATTCGGCACACTCGGCGCGGGCGCAATCTTCATCGACAACACCACGGCATCGGCGGCGGTCGCGCGTGAGCTGGACGCGGCCGCCCGGGCGCGTGGCGCGCACTTTCTCGACGCCCCCGTCTCCGGCGGCCAGGCGGGAGCGGAAAACGGCGTGCTGACCGTCATGATCGGCGGCGAGGCCGCCGTCTTCGAGCGCGCCAAGCCGGTGATCGACTGCTATGCGCGCATGAGCCGCCTCATCGGCCCGACCGGGGCGGGACAGCTCACAAAGATGGTCAACCAGATCTGCATCGCCGGGGTCGTGCAGGGCCTCGCCGAGGCGATCCATTTCGCGCAATCCGCCGGCCTCGATACCGACGCCGTCGTCGAGACGATCTCGAAGGGCGCGGCACAGTCCTGGCAAATGGAAAACCGCTGGAAGACGATCGCACGAGACGAGTTCGAGTTCGGTTTCGCCGTCGACTGGATGCGCAAGGACCTCGCCATTTGCCTCGAGGAGGCCAAGGCCAACGGCGTCAGCCTGCCGATGACGGCGCTCGTCGACCAGTATTACGGCGACGTTCAGGCAATGGGCGGACGGCGGTGGGATACTTCGAGCCTGATCCGTCGGCTGCGTCAGCTCGGCAAGGCCTACTGA
- a CDS encoding uracil-DNA glycosylase family protein, whose amino-acid sequence MSAEDGAAAAIARLAGDMRACRICMEAPKGPPLPHPPRPVFQLSATARLCIVGQAPGIRAHVAGRPFADPSGDRLRDWLGIDEATFYDESRIAIIPMGFCFPGYDVRGADLPPRRECAPAWRARVFDLLEHIGLIVVIGQYAQEWHLGPRRLADLTATVANWREYLEASGKGPRTLVLPHPSWRNNGWLKRNPWFAAELLPTLRSEVAALLESVGQPSVGS is encoded by the coding sequence ATGAGCGCCGAGGATGGGGCCGCTGCCGCGATCGCCCGACTTGCAGGCGACATGCGCGCCTGCCGGATCTGCATGGAGGCGCCGAAAGGACCGCCCCTCCCGCATCCGCCTCGGCCCGTCTTCCAGCTCTCGGCGACCGCTCGTCTCTGCATCGTCGGACAGGCTCCTGGCATCAGAGCGCACGTGGCCGGCCGCCCCTTCGCCGATCCGTCCGGCGATCGCCTGCGCGATTGGCTCGGCATCGACGAGGCGACGTTTTACGACGAGAGCCGCATCGCCATCATCCCGATGGGCTTTTGCTTTCCGGGCTACGATGTGCGCGGCGCCGACCTGCCGCCACGGCGCGAGTGCGCCCCGGCCTGGCGCGCCAGGGTGTTCGACCTGCTCGAGCACATCGGGCTGATCGTCGTGATCGGCCAATACGCGCAGGAGTGGCACCTCGGTCCCCGGCGCCTTGCCGATCTGACGGCCACTGTTGCCAACTGGCGCGAATACCTGGAAGCGTCGGGGAAGGGTCCCCGCACGCTTGTGCTGCCGCATCCTTCCTGGCGCAACAACGGCTGGCTGAAGCGCAATCCGTGGTTCGCGGCAGAATTGCTCCCTACCTTGCGGTCCGAGGTTGCCGCTCTCCTCGAGAGCGTCGGCCAACCATCTGTCGGTTCCTGA
- a CDS encoding glutathione S-transferase — protein sequence MKIIEDGRAPNPRRVRIFLAEKAIAMTYEQVDINTGGQNAPDIVALNPLRRFPILVLDDGSALSESVAICRYFEALQPEPALFGRTPLEQASIEMWNRRAELGLLAHVAGAFRHLHPAMAELEKPQVAPWGELCRDRIPDDLAFFDRRLGQARYLAGDAFSIADITLLCAFDFMRVTKVRCPEELVHLRRWHGEVSARPSAKA from the coding sequence TTGAAGATCATCGAGGACGGCCGCGCGCCCAACCCGAGGCGGGTGCGAATCTTCTTGGCCGAGAAGGCCATCGCCATGACCTATGAGCAGGTCGACATCAACACGGGCGGCCAGAATGCTCCGGACATCGTCGCCCTCAATCCCCTGCGGCGCTTTCCCATCCTGGTGCTCGATGATGGCTCGGCGCTGAGCGAAAGTGTTGCCATCTGCCGTTATTTCGAGGCTCTGCAACCCGAGCCCGCACTCTTCGGGCGCACCCCTCTCGAACAGGCGAGCATCGAGATGTGGAACCGACGCGCCGAGCTGGGACTGCTCGCCCACGTCGCCGGCGCATTCCGTCATCTCCACCCGGCAATGGCCGAGCTGGAGAAACCGCAGGTCGCCCCATGGGGGGAGCTTTGCCGAGATCGGATACCGGACGATCTCGCCTTCTTCGACCGCCGGCTCGGGCAAGCCCGCTATCTGGCGGGTGATGCCTTCAGCATTGCCGACATCACGCTGCTCTGCGCGTTCGACTTCATGCGGGTAACCAAGGTGCGCTGCCCCGAGGAGCTGGTTCACCTCCGGCGCTGGCATGGTGAGGTTTCGGCGCGGCCGAGCGCGAAGGCCTGA
- a CDS encoding TetR family transcriptional regulator yields the protein MARVGTARNKILSAALAVIREKGYSATTVEELCAKAGVTKGAFFHHFASKEELAVAAARHWAETTGAFFAGAPYHAHDDPLQRFLGYLAFRRQILVGELPEFSCLAGTMVQEVFATHPAIREACGAAICDHAETLVRDIEEAKAFHGIEAEWSARSLALFTQTVLQGAFVLAKAKGGPEVAVASIDHLINYISMLFSTAERPETDTQRRADRA from the coding sequence ATGGCGAGGGTGGGAACGGCACGCAACAAGATCCTCTCGGCCGCACTCGCTGTGATCCGCGAGAAAGGGTACTCGGCAACAACGGTCGAGGAGCTGTGCGCGAAGGCCGGGGTGACGAAGGGCGCCTTCTTCCATCACTTCGCGAGCAAGGAGGAGCTCGCCGTGGCCGCCGCACGCCATTGGGCGGAGACGACGGGCGCATTCTTCGCCGGGGCCCCCTACCACGCGCACGACGACCCGCTGCAACGATTCCTCGGCTACCTCGCCTTCCGTCGCCAGATACTGGTCGGCGAGCTGCCGGAGTTCAGCTGTCTCGCCGGCACCATGGTCCAGGAGGTGTTCGCGACACATCCAGCCATCCGTGAAGCCTGTGGGGCCGCGATCTGCGACCATGCCGAAACGCTGGTGCGCGATATCGAGGAAGCCAAGGCATTCCACGGCATCGAGGCGGAATGGAGCGCGCGGAGCCTCGCCCTCTTCACGCAAACGGTGCTGCAGGGCGCCTTCGTGCTCGCCAAAGCCAAGGGCGGCCCGGAGGTCGCCGTGGCGAGTATCGATCATCTCATCAACTACATCTCGATGCTGTTCTCGACCGCCGAAAGGCCTGAAACGGACACACAGCGCCGCGCCGATCGGGCGTAG
- a CDS encoding thermonuclease family protein, which yields MRLNRRNQRLLGAFAVAVLLGLLQVYRDGGFGGGGDGVPELVTGRARLVDGDSFHIARHEVRLVGIDAPEGRQLCERDGRDWACGEASREALERFIAGRDVECRIEKRDQHGRLLGVCRVGGTEINRWQVEEGWAVAFGRYRDAEARARTARRGIWVGTFRRPSEWRAEERGG from the coding sequence ATGCGCCTGAATCGGCGCAACCAGCGTTTGCTCGGCGCGTTCGCGGTGGCCGTGCTGCTCGGCCTCCTCCAGGTTTACCGCGACGGCGGCTTCGGCGGCGGCGGCGATGGTGTGCCCGAACTCGTGACCGGTCGGGCCCGCCTCGTCGACGGCGACAGCTTCCACATCGCGCGCCACGAGGTGCGCCTCGTTGGCATCGATGCGCCGGAGGGCCGGCAGCTCTGCGAGCGGGACGGACGCGATTGGGCCTGCGGGGAGGCTTCGCGCGAGGCACTCGAGCGTTTCATTGCCGGTCGTGATGTCGAATGCCGCATCGAAAAGCGGGACCAGCACGGCCGCCTCCTCGGTGTCTGCCGGGTCGGCGGCACGGAGATCAACCGCTGGCAGGTCGAGGAGGGTTGGGCCGTCGCCTTCGGCCGCTACCGCGATGCCGAGGCGCGTGCCCGAACGGCCCGGCGTGGCATCTGGGTCGGCACGTTCCGCCGCCCGAGCGAATGGCGCGCCGAGGAGCGCGGCGGCTGA
- a CDS encoding sensor histidine kinase — protein MASRTPDAAKIRDRERVKRSLASAHVREARERLSHGIQKKPEFQYESLLIFVRNELGAIATIPLLAFVIALASMFWAPVTEVLIWLVILFFARAILITYCSRFVDTPRSEVNLLQWTSTLVYAELLYGISWAGIAMVGLDQPDASAHVFIFAALVVVLTIRLMFAATVMQIVYAGTVPMTGALVVRFALLDDPFYWAMAFMAVGLHVYFVFLAKGLNATILAMLEFRAEKGSLIAELEAAKAISDDSRRRAEAANRAKSRFLATMSHELRTPLNAILGFSEVMKCEMMGPIGNKLYKEYCDNIHTSGHHLLTLINEILDLSRIEAGRFELREEAVRWREIVEDCHRLLKLKLDGKKLTVVEEFDHDLPHVWADERALRQITLNLLSNALKFTPVGGTIWLKLVGTEDGGQVMSVRDNGPGIPEDEIPKVLQAFGQGSLAHETAEGGTGLGLPIVNSLIELHGGTFDLKSELRRGTEAIVRMPQTRVLAPLVPLQPLGRERHRTSELPPVRPSSRRDSPNPRRPRGGIVEALRRQRQRVGA, from the coding sequence ATGGCATCGCGTACCCCTGATGCAGCCAAGATTCGAGATCGTGAACGCGTCAAGCGCAGCCTCGCCTCCGCCCACGTTCGCGAGGCCCGCGAGCGGCTTTCACACGGCATCCAGAAGAAGCCCGAGTTCCAATACGAGTCGCTGCTGATTTTCGTGCGCAACGAACTCGGCGCCATCGCGACGATCCCGCTCCTGGCCTTCGTGATCGCGCTCGCCTCGATGTTCTGGGCGCCAGTCACCGAGGTGTTGATCTGGCTCGTCATCCTGTTCTTTGCGCGCGCCATCCTCATCACATACTGCAGCCGCTTCGTCGACACCCCGCGCAGCGAGGTCAATCTCTTGCAATGGACGTCGACGCTGGTCTATGCCGAGCTGCTCTACGGCATCAGCTGGGCCGGGATCGCGATGGTCGGGCTGGATCAGCCGGACGCCTCGGCGCACGTTTTCATCTTCGCCGCACTCGTCGTCGTGCTGACGATCCGGTTGATGTTCGCGGCCACCGTGATGCAAATCGTCTATGCGGGTACGGTGCCGATGACGGGTGCCCTGGTGGTGCGCTTCGCACTGCTCGACGATCCCTTCTACTGGGCCATGGCGTTCATGGCGGTCGGCCTGCACGTCTACTTCGTCTTCCTGGCCAAGGGTCTCAACGCCACGATCCTGGCGATGCTCGAGTTCCGCGCCGAGAAGGGCTCGCTGATCGCGGAACTTGAGGCGGCCAAGGCGATCTCGGACGACTCGCGACGCCGGGCGGAGGCCGCCAACCGGGCCAAGTCGCGCTTCCTGGCTACCATGAGCCACGAGTTGCGCACGCCACTCAATGCCATCCTCGGCTTTTCCGAGGTGATGAAGTGCGAAATGATGGGGCCGATCGGCAACAAGCTCTACAAAGAATACTGCGACAACATCCACACGAGCGGTCACCACCTGCTGACGCTGATCAACGAGATCCTCGACCTCTCGCGCATCGAGGCCGGTCGCTTCGAGCTGCGCGAAGAGGCGGTTCGTTGGCGCGAGATCGTCGAGGACTGCCACCGTCTGCTCAAGCTCAAGCTCGACGGCAAGAAGCTGACGGTGGTGGAGGAATTCGACCACGACCTGCCACACGTCTGGGCGGACGAGCGGGCGCTGCGCCAGATCACACTCAACCTCCTCTCCAACGCCCTCAAGTTCACGCCGGTCGGCGGCACCATCTGGCTCAAGCTGGTCGGCACCGAGGACGGCGGGCAGGTGATGAGCGTGCGCGACAACGGCCCCGGCATTCCCGAGGACGAGATCCCCAAGGTCTTGCAGGCGTTCGGTCAAGGCTCGCTCGCCCATGAAACGGCCGAAGGCGGCACCGGTCTCGGTCTGCCGATCGTCAACAGCCTCATCGAGCTGCACGGCGGCACCTTCGATCTCAAGAGCGAGCTGCGGCGTGGCACCGAGGCGATCGTGCGCATGCCGCAGACCCGGGTTCTCGCCCCGCTCGTGCCGTTGCAGCCGCTCGGCCGCGAGCGTCACAGGACCTCGGAGCTACCTCCGGTTCGCCCTTCGAGCCGTCGCGACTCGCCCAACCCGCGCCGCCCGCGTGGCGGGATCGTCGAGGCCTTGCGGCGCCAGCGACAGCGGGTCGGGGCCTGA
- a CDS encoding DUF1289 domain-containing protein — MESPCVGICVLDERIGLCTGCGRSRMEIARWMDLSGSERSAIMAELPARLEANRHPERRVTRRRARGEQGI; from the coding sequence ATGGAATCACCCTGCGTCGGCATCTGCGTCCTCGACGAGCGCATCGGGCTCTGCACGGGTTGCGGGCGCAGCCGGATGGAAATCGCCCGCTGGATGGACCTTTCCGGTAGCGAACGCAGCGCCATCATGGCCGAGCTTCCGGCACGGCTCGAGGCGAACCGGCACCCCGAGCGGCGCGTGACGCGGCGGCGGGCTCGCGGGGAGCAGGGCATCTGA
- a CDS encoding TIGR02281 family clan AA aspartic protease, protein MARRSEPLPRPISRHRGYAGNRVPRQQSGAALGAWIALAMLVVAGLMLVLREDTGRMLGVGATDVAAAIGGIALLIFLASPVLGRPRGRVGSLLRDVGLWGALALLVFTLYQTRAEIGALVASLRGDPPSQADEATGSTAINTPPDAAPVGDRSIRVRVAENGQFFVKSQINGANVRMLVDTGASIVVLRHEDARLIGVAMSDLDYSIPIRTASGEAFAARVRLDSLAVGPVGLRDVEALVANPGALHISLLGMSFLSRLRSYQIEGAFLTLRG, encoded by the coding sequence ATGGCGCGCCGAAGCGAACCGTTGCCCAGGCCGATCTCGCGTCACCGCGGGTATGCCGGCAACCGCGTCCCGCGCCAGCAATCGGGGGCAGCCTTGGGCGCCTGGATCGCACTCGCGATGCTCGTCGTCGCCGGACTCATGCTGGTGCTGCGTGAGGACACCGGACGCATGCTCGGGGTCGGAGCGACCGACGTGGCGGCGGCGATCGGCGGGATCGCACTGCTCATCTTCCTCGCCTCTCCGGTGCTCGGCCGCCCGAGGGGGCGTGTCGGCTCCCTGCTGCGGGATGTCGGCCTCTGGGGTGCCCTCGCCCTCCTCGTTTTCACGCTCTATCAGACCCGGGCCGAGATCGGCGCCTTGGTCGCCTCCCTGCGCGGCGATCCGCCAAGTCAGGCAGACGAGGCAACGGGCAGCACTGCGATCAACACGCCGCCCGACGCTGCCCCGGTCGGGGATCGTTCCATCCGCGTTCGCGTCGCCGAGAACGGACAGTTCTTCGTCAAGAGCCAGATCAATGGCGCCAATGTGCGGATGCTGGTCGACACGGGCGCCTCGATCGTCGTGCTGCGCCACGAGGACGCCAGACTGATCGGTGTCGCGATGTCGGACCTCGACTATTCCATCCCGATCCGCACCGCCTCCGGGGAGGCGTTCGCGGCCCGCGTGCGGCTCGACAGCCTCGCTGTCGGGCCGGTGGGACTTCGGGACGTGGAAGCGCTGGTGGCGAACCCCGGAGCACTGCACATCAGCCTGCTGGGTATGAGTTTCTTAAGCCGTTTGCGGTCTTATCAGATCGAGGGCGCGTTCCTGACGCTGCGTGGCTGA
- a CDS encoding TIGR02281 family clan AA aspartic protease: MGLWVLGCGLVFASVWYADDIASAIKPLTQKGIEIGQDVARDMVQQPAERAQEPTGDGSRVYLTADHHNQFFAKARINGRPIDVLVDTGASHVSLRYEDAKAVGIHLYDSDFTHEAQTANGRTRVAPVVIDQIRIGNIVVRDVKGLVGEPGKNFVTLLGMAFLSKLKSVSISGRRLELVN, encoded by the coding sequence ATGGGGCTCTGGGTCCTGGGGTGTGGCCTGGTGTTCGCCAGCGTGTGGTATGCCGACGACATCGCCTCCGCGATCAAGCCGCTGACGCAGAAGGGCATCGAAATCGGCCAGGACGTGGCGCGGGACATGGTCCAGCAGCCCGCCGAACGCGCCCAGGAGCCGACCGGCGACGGCTCGCGCGTCTATCTCACTGCCGACCACCACAATCAGTTCTTCGCAAAGGCCCGCATCAACGGCCGGCCGATCGATGTGCTGGTCGACACGGGCGCCTCGCACGTGTCCCTGCGCTACGAGGACGCCAAGGCCGTCGGTATCCACCTCTACGACAGCGACTTCACGCACGAGGCCCAGACCGCCAACGGACGCACACGCGTCGCCCCCGTCGTGATCGACCAGATTCGCATCGGCAACATCGTCGTGCGCGACGTCAAAGGGCTGGTCGGCGAGCCCGGCAAGAATTTCGTGACACTGCTCGGGATGGCATTCCTCTCGAAGCTGAAGAGCGTGAGCATTTCCGGCCGCCGCCTCGAACTCGTCAATTGA
- a CDS encoding phosphomannomutase/phosphoglucomutase, translated as MFAKPRQGLLPNTADFERLPLVKATGFREYDARWLFPEEINLLGMQALGLGLARLFERRGVAKRIVVGHDFRSYSSAVKSALVNGLLAGGMEVHDIGLALSPMAYFAQFALDVEGVAMVTASHNDNGWTGVKMGLGRPLTLGPEEMGELRTIVLGGDLPMPGGGRLVMVPDMAERYIAALCDRSKLSRRIKVVAACGNGTAGAFAPQVLEAIGCEVIALDCNLDHSFPHYNPNPEDMAMLNALREAVLEHGAEVGLAFDGDGDRCGVVDNNGEAIFADKVGVMLARDISSQFANARFVVDVKSTGLFLTDPVLKANGAETAYWKTGHSYIKRYNHEHGTLVGFEKSGHFFFSPPLGRGYDDGLVAALAVCDMLDRNPGRSMADLKNALPKTWQSPTMSPHCGDEVKYGVVERVVAHFEEMARKGKPLAGQAIRELVTVNGVRVVLEDGTWGLVRASSNKPELVVVVESPTSEANMRAIFAEIDALLATHPEVGEYNQKI; from the coding sequence ATGTTCGCAAAGCCGAGGCAGGGCCTCCTGCCCAACACGGCCGACTTCGAGCGCTTGCCGCTGGTCAAGGCCACCGGCTTTCGCGAGTACGATGCCCGCTGGCTGTTTCCCGAGGAGATCAACCTTCTCGGCATGCAGGCCCTCGGCCTCGGCCTCGCGCGGCTCTTCGAGCGACGTGGGGTTGCCAAGCGAATCGTCGTCGGCCACGACTTCCGCTCCTATTCCAGCGCCGTCAAATCGGCCCTCGTCAACGGCCTGCTCGCCGGCGGCATGGAAGTGCACGACATCGGCCTCGCGCTCTCGCCGATGGCCTACTTCGCCCAGTTCGCGCTCGACGTCGAAGGTGTCGCCATGGTCACGGCGAGCCACAACGACAACGGCTGGACCGGCGTCAAGATGGGACTCGGCCGGCCGCTGACGCTCGGGCCGGAAGAGATGGGCGAGCTCAGGACGATCGTGCTTGGCGGCGACCTGCCGATGCCGGGCGGCGGGCGGCTGGTGATGGTGCCTGACATGGCCGAGCGCTATATCGCCGCGCTCTGCGACCGGAGCAAACTGTCGCGCCGGATCAAGGTGGTGGCGGCCTGCGGCAACGGCACGGCTGGGGCATTTGCGCCGCAGGTGCTCGAGGCGATCGGCTGCGAGGTGATCGCGCTCGATTGCAACCTCGACCACAGCTTCCCGCACTACAACCCGAACCCCGAAGACATGGCGATGCTGAACGCGCTGCGCGAGGCCGTGCTCGAGCACGGCGCCGAGGTCGGGCTCGCCTTCGACGGCGACGGGGACCGCTGCGGCGTGGTCGACAACAACGGCGAGGCGATCTTTGCCGACAAGGTCGGCGTCATGCTGGCGCGGGACATCTCCAGCCAGTTCGCGAATGCCCGCTTCGTCGTCGACGTCAAATCGACCGGCCTCTTCCTCACCGATCCGGTGCTGAAGGCGAACGGCGCCGAGACCGCCTACTGGAAGACCGGGCACAGCTACATCAAACGCTACAACCACGAGCACGGCACGCTCGTCGGATTCGAGAAATCCGGCCACTTCTTCTTTTCCCCGCCGCTTGGCCGGGGGTACGACGACGGCCTCGTGGCCGCGCTCGCGGTTTGCGACATGCTCGACCGCAACCCGGGGCGCAGCATGGCGGACCTCAAGAATGCACTGCCGAAGACGTGGCAGTCGCCGACCATGTCCCCGCACTGCGGCGACGAGGTGAAATACGGTGTCGTCGAACGCGTGGTGGCCCACTTCGAGGAAATGGCACGCAAGGGCAAGCCCCTCGCCGGTCAAGCGATTCGCGAGCTCGTCACCGTCAATGGCGTGCGTGTGGTGCTCGAGGATGGGACCTGGGGCCTGGTGCGCGCCTCCTCGAACAAGCCGGAGTTGGTCGTCGTCGTCGAGAGCCCGACGTCGGAAGCCAACATGCGGGCGATTTTCGCAGAGATCGATGCGCTGCTCGCAACCCACCCCGAGGTTGGGGAATACAATCAGAAGATCTGA
- a CDS encoding TSUP family transporter, whose protein sequence is MSSTLVVELALICAMLLAVGCLTGFLAGLLGIGAGAPVLLALHEFFLTLGVPEAEVMHLSAGTGLAVMVPTSLRSFARHRATGKVDMDVWRAIASGVVLGSVAGILVASRVDSDVMRAVFVVFGTLLAIRLVVGLEGTKIGDRMPGVGVLWPFGAGVGLVSTLMGTGGGAFVAGLMTLYGRPIHQAVATGSGAGPLIAVPATIGFIWAGLGRDLGVPGALGYVHLPGAAIIATTSVLLAPYGVRAAHGVSRRTLELVFAAFLAFVCLRFVVALAA, encoded by the coding sequence ATGTCCTCGACGCTCGTGGTCGAGCTGGCCTTGATCTGCGCCATGCTCCTCGCAGTCGGCTGCCTCACCGGTTTTCTCGCCGGTCTCCTCGGCATCGGTGCCGGGGCGCCGGTACTTCTGGCTCTGCACGAGTTCTTCCTGACGCTCGGTGTGCCGGAAGCCGAGGTCATGCACCTCTCGGCGGGTACTGGCCTTGCCGTGATGGTGCCGACGTCGCTGCGCTCGTTCGCGCGCCATCGGGCGACCGGAAAGGTCGACATGGACGTCTGGCGCGCCATTGCCTCGGGCGTCGTCCTCGGATCGGTCGCCGGCATCCTCGTTGCGAGCCGCGTCGACAGCGATGTCATGCGCGCCGTGTTCGTGGTCTTCGGCACGCTGCTCGCCATCCGTCTCGTCGTCGGTCTCGAGGGAACGAAAATCGGCGACCGCATGCCGGGTGTAGGCGTGCTCTGGCCGTTCGGCGCGGGCGTCGGTCTCGTCTCGACGCTGATGGGAACGGGCGGCGGGGCGTTCGTTGCCGGCCTCATGACGCTCTATGGCCGCCCCATCCACCAGGCGGTCGCAACCGGCTCCGGCGCCGGCCCTCTGATCGCCGTGCCCGCGACGATCGGCTTCATCTGGGCGGGGTTGGGGCGCGACCTCGGCGTGCCGGGCGCGCTCGGCTACGTCCACTTGCCGGGCGCCGCGATCATCGCGACGACCAGCGTTCTGCTCGCGCCCTATGGTGTGCGCGCCGCCCATGGCGTTTCGCGTCGCACGCTCGAGCTGGTCTTTGCGGCGTTCCTGGCGTTTGTCTGCCTGCGTTTCGTCGTCGCGCTCGCGGCGTGA
- the dusA gene encoding tRNA dihydrouridine(20/20a) synthase DusA — MQDQPHKFSVAPMMEWTDRHCRAFHRGLSRRARLYTEMVTAEAVVHGPRERLLGFASIGHPVALQLGGADPARMAEAARIGAAFGYDEIDINVGCPSDRVQSGAFGAALMAEPGRVAAIFRAMADASPVEVTVKCRIGIDDQDAEADFQHFVETVADAGCRTFIVHARKAWLQGLSPKENRQVPPLDYERVYRLKAARPDLTVVINGGIGTLDEAVAHLAHVDGVMLGRAAYETPAILADVDTRLFGDSDPAPSRHEALERYLVHIGRELALGTPLHAMTRHVLGLFSGLPGGRLFRRHISERAVRPGAGIEVVREAMDLVARELARAQDREARRGRCDDRALRRAGGSS, encoded by the coding sequence ATGCAGGATCAGCCGCACAAATTCTCCGTCGCCCCCATGATGGAATGGACGGACCGGCATTGCCGGGCGTTCCATCGCGGGCTGTCGCGGCGTGCGCGGCTCTATACCGAGATGGTCACCGCCGAGGCCGTCGTCCATGGCCCGCGCGAGCGCCTGCTCGGCTTCGCTTCGATCGGGCATCCGGTGGCTCTGCAACTCGGTGGCGCGGACCCCGCCCGCATGGCCGAGGCGGCCCGGATCGGTGCTGCTTTCGGCTACGACGAGATCGACATCAACGTCGGCTGCCCCTCGGATCGCGTGCAGTCGGGGGCATTCGGCGCGGCCCTGATGGCTGAGCCCGGGCGCGTTGCCGCCATCTTCCGCGCGATGGCCGATGCCAGCCCCGTCGAGGTGACGGTCAAGTGCCGGATCGGCATCGACGACCAGGACGCGGAGGCTGACTTCCAGCATTTCGTCGAAACCGTCGCGGATGCCGGCTGCCGCACTTTCATCGTGCATGCCCGCAAGGCCTGGCTGCAGGGGCTGAGCCCCAAGGAAAACCGCCAAGTGCCGCCGCTCGACTACGAAAGGGTCTACCGCCTCAAGGCCGCGCGGCCCGATTTGACGGTGGTGATCAACGGCGGCATCGGCACGCTGGACGAGGCGGTAGCGCACCTCGCGCACGTCGACGGCGTGATGCTTGGGCGGGCCGCCTACGAGACGCCGGCGATCCTTGCTGATGTCGATACGCGGTTGTTCGGCGACAGCGATCCGGCGCCGAGCCGGCACGAGGCTCTCGAGCGCTACCTGGTGCACATCGGGCGCGAGTTGGCGCTCGGCACGCCGCTCCATGCGATGACCCGCCACGTCCTCGGGCTCTTTTCGGGTCTGCCGGGTGGCCGGCTCTTTCGCCGCCACATCTCTGAACGCGCCGTGCGCCCCGGGGCTGGGATCGAAGTGGTGCGTGAGGCGATGGACCTGGTTGCACGCGAGCTGGCACGCGCGCAGGATCGAGAGGCGCGCCGGGGGCGGTGCGATGACCGAGCCTTGCGCCGAGCCGGGGGGAGTTCGTAG